The Streptomyces nigra genome includes the window CCGAGGCGACCATCGAGGAGCCGACCACCGACAGGCACGCCACCAGGGCGAGGCCGATCATCAGGGCGGCGCCGGTGGCGCCGGTGCGGCGCGGGTTGCGCAGGGCGTTGCGCTCGGCCATCCGGCCCACGGGACCGAACGCCCGCAGCAGCACCGCGCTGATCACCCGGACCACACCGCCCGCGAGGAGCGGGCCGATGACGACGAAGCCGATCAGGGACAGCACCACACCGCCGCCCAGCATCAGCGCGCCGTCGCTCGCCTTGTCGGCGGTGGCCGCCAGGTAGAGGGCGGCCGCGCCGGCGCCGGTGAGCACCAGGCCGATCAGGCCCCGCACCCGGCCGGCCCGGCCGTCGGCCGGGGTGCCGGCGTCGCGGAGGGCGGCCATCGGGGAGACCTTCCCGGCGCGGCGGGCCGGCAGATAGGCGGCCAGCACCGTCACCACGACACCGAGGATCAGGCCGATCACCGGTGTCGACGTCTTCACGGTGAGGTCGTCGGTGGACAGGCTCATACCGGCCATCGACATCAGCTTCATCAGGCCGATGGCGATCCCGACGCCCGCGCCGATCCCGAGGACGGACCCGACGAAGCCGAGCAGCAGCGCCTCCACCAGCACCGACCGGTTGACCTGGCGGCGCGAGGAGCCGATGGCCCGCATCAGGCCGATCTCCCGGGTGCGCTGGGCGACCAGCATCGAGAAGGTGTTGATGATCAGGAAGATGCCCACCAGGAACGCGATCCCGGCGAAGCCGAGCATGGCGTACTTGATGATGTCCATGAACTCGCCGACGTCCTTGCGGTTCTCGTCGGCGTTCTCCTTGGCCGTCTGGATCTTGTACGAGCCGTCCAGGGCCTGGGCCACGTTCTTCTTGAGCTGGGTGTCGCTCACGCCGTCCGCGGCGGTGACGGAGACCTGGGTGAACCGGCCGGTGGCGCCGAGCAGGGCGCGCTGGCTGGTCTCGGTGTCGAAGTAGACGACGGCCGCGCCCGGGTTGGTGACCTTCCAGGAGGCGATGCCGACGATGTTCGCGCGGATGTCGCCGGTGGCGGCGATGGTGCGCAGTTCGTCGCCGAGCTCCAGGTCGTGCTTGTCGGCGGTGTCGGCGTCGACCATGACCTCGGTGGGCCCGCGCGGGGCGTGCCCGGAGGTGATCTCCATGGACCGCAGGTCGTTCTCGGTCCAGTTGCCGGCGATGGTGGGCGCCCCGGTGGACGACCCCATGTTCTTGTTGTCGGCGTCCACGACGGTCACGTTCAGCGAACTGATCGCGCCCTCCGCCTTCTTGACGCCCTCGATCGACGCGACCTGCTCGACGACCGACGCGGGCAGCGAGCGCGGCCGGCCGGTGCCGGAGCCGTCGTCCTCGTCCTCGGCCTCCTTGGGGCTGACGCTGACGTCGGAGGAGGTCACCGCGAAGAGCTTGTCGAAGGTGGTGTTCATCGTGTCGGTGAACACGAGCGTGCCGCACACGAACGCCACGGACAGCAGGACCGCCACCGCGGACAGCGCCATCCGCCCCTTGTGCGCGAAGAAGTTGCGCAGCGAGGTCTTCACGACGGTCATGACGTGCGCCCCCGGGCGTCGAAGTCCTTCATCCGGTCCAGGACGGCCTCGGCCGTCGGCTTGTACATCTCGTCGACGATGCGTCCGTCGGCGAGGTACAGCACCCGGTCCGCGTAGGAGGCGGCGACCGGGTCGTGGGTGACCATCACGATGGTCTGGCCCAGCTCGTCCACGGACGTGCGCAGGAAGCCGAGGACTTCGGCGCCGGCGCGCGAGTCCAGGTTTCCGGTGGGCTCGTCACCGAAGATGATCTCGGGCCGGGCGGCGAGGGCGCGGGCCACCGCGACACGCTGCTGCTGACCGCCGGAGAGCTGGGTCGGCCGGTGCTTGAGCCGGTCGGACAGGCCCACGGTGTCGACGACCCGCCCCAGCCACGCCTTGTCCGGCTTGCGGCCGGCGATGTCCATCGGCAGCGTGATGTTCTCCAGGGCGTTCAGCGTGGGCAGCAGGTTGAACGCCTGGAAGATGAACCCGATGCGATCGCGCCGCAGTTGGGTGAGCTTCTTGTCCTTCAGACCGGTGATCTCGGTCTCGTCGAGGTAGATCTGCCCGCTGGTGACGGTGTCGAGCCCGGCGAGGCAGTGCATCAGGGTGGACTTGCCGGAGCCCGAGGGCCCCATGATCGCGGTGAACTGCCCGCGGGCGATGTCCACGTCCACATGGTCCAGGGCGACGACGCGGGTCTCCCCCGACCCGTACGCCTTCACGACCTGCCGCGCCCGCGCGGCAACGGCCGTACGCCCTCCAGTACCCCCGTGCCTGGGAATGGTCACAGCCGATGTCACGGTATGTCTCCTAAGTCGGTTCAGCAGGCGCGTCACGCCATGTCGTCACGGCGTTCAGTCTCGTGTCGGAAGAGGGTCCGGCGCGCTGGTGCCCGGCCCCGTCTTGTGCGGGGGAAAACCCCACCCCCGCCGGTTCGGTCCGCCACCCCCCGGCGGCGTAAAGCCAGGTTAAGGACGCGGCCCCCGCCGTCTCGTCCTCCGCCGGTACCAACCCTCCCCGAGACCTGGTACGGAGGTACCCCTAGGGGCTGTCCCCCCTGGGGTGGAGGCCGAGTCAGGGTCGCTGCGCCCTTCGGCCCACCCAGCCTCCACCCTCCCGCCGCGTGAGGGTCAAGCAGGAAGCCCCCGGCGAACGGAAGCCGAGAGATCAGGGACGGCGGACGGCGACCTCGGGGTAGGCCGGTGAGGGCCCGTGGCACCGAGTCGCCCCCCGCGTCCTACCCGCGACGTACACAGCGGGGGCACCGGCAGGGCGGGAAGCGGCCGGCGAGGTCGAACGGCGTGTCCTTCCGCGACGGCTGGTACGTCACCGTGGGTCCCCACGTCCGCCCGCCGTCCCGGGAGACCCGCAGCGTGAGCGCGGGCCCCGGCACCTCGTCGAACGGGTCTTTCTGCTGCTCAGCCTGGTCCACGTGACCGCCTTTCACTTTCCGTGTCGTCTCCCGCACACAGTGACGTCACCGTGGGTACGCTCGGAAGGTGGCTCAGCGTGACAACGCAGTCCGCACGAAGGGGAGTTGCCGGGTGGCCATCGAGGACAACCCGCGTTCGCGGGAGCAGTACGGGGCGGAACTGAAGCGGCGCCGGGAGGCGGCGGGCCTGACCCAGGAGGAGCTGAGCCAGCGTGCGGTGATGTCGCGCACGCACATCGCACATATCGAGGGCGGGCGACGCAGACCGGACGTCGAGGACGCCCGCCGCCTCGACCAGGTGCTGGGGACCGACGGCTTCTTCGAGAACTTCCTGCCGGTGCTGGACGGTCGCAAAGTCGCCGAACACTTCAAGGGTGCCGCCGAGTTCGAGGGGCAGGCCATCGAGATCCGGCTGTACGCACCGAAGTTGGTGCCGGGCATCCTCCAGACACCCGCGTACGCGCGCGAGGTGCTCAGTTCCGGCTCCACACCGAGGAGCGACGAGCAACGTGACGCGCTGCTTGTCACACGTCTCCAGCGCGGGCGCATCCTCGACGACCCCGCCACTCCGACCGTATGGGCCATGTTCGACGAGGCCGTGCTGCGGCGGCCGATCGGCGGGCCCTCTGTGATGGCGGAACAGCTCCGGCACGTCCTGACCCTCGCGGAGACCCACCGGATCCGAGTGCACGTCCTGCCCTTCTCGGCCGGGTACCACGCCCTGCTCGAAGGCTTCGTCTCCCTCATGTGGTTCGAGGACATGCCTCCCGTCGCCTACGTGGAGGGCCTGCGCACCGGCCGCGTCTGGGAACTCCCGTCCGTGGTACGCGAATGCCAGGTGGCCTACGATCAGGCGCTGGGCGACGCCTTGTCGCACCGGGCATCTCTGGCGCTCCTCAGGTCTGCCGCGGAGGATTACGAAGATGAAGCGCGACGAGTACCGCATCCCTGACGCCTCGGTCCTGACGTCGTGGCGCAAGTCCTCCTACAGCGGCGGGGACAGCGGCGACTGCCTCGAAGTCGCCGACGCACCGCACCCCACGGTCCCCGTGCGCGACAGCAAGCACCCCACCGGCCCCGCCCTCCTCTTCTCCGCGCCCGCCTGGACCGCGTTCGTCGGCGCCGTATATCGCGGGCGTATGTAGAACCGCGTACGCCGACGCAACAGCCCGGCCCCTGTCATGGAGGCATGACCCGCAAGCTCTTCCCTCTCGGCGCGGCCGTGCTCGGCGTGGCGGCCGTCCTGTTCCTTCTGCGGCGGCCGCTGACGATGACCGCACCCACCTGCCTGGCAGGGCGGTGGCACGGCTGCTACGACACGTTCAACGGCGTGGTGCTGATGACCCTGGTCACGGTGCCGTTGGCCGTCCTGGTGGCGTACGCCCTGGCGTGGCGGCGCCAGAAGCGCGGGGTCCCGGCGGCGTGGCGGCTCTCGCTGGCCGAGGTCGGCATGGTGCACGGCACGGTGCCGTTCGTCTGGCTGGTCCTCATGCCCGGCGCGGCGGCGGGACAGGTCCCCGGCCGGGTCAGCCTCGTACCGCTGCGGGACCTGGTCACGATGGGCCCGCTCGGGATCACCGGCAATCTGCTCGTCTTCGCGGCCCTCGGCTTCTTCGCGCCGATGCGGTTCGCGGCGCCGGCGTCCGTGCCACGGGTGCTGGCGCTCGGGGCGGCCTGTTCGGTCCTGGTCGAGACGGCGCAGTACGTGCTGCGCCTGGACCGTGTGTCGTCGGTGGACGACGTCCTGGTGAACGCGGCCGGTGCCGCGCTCGCCGCACTGGCGTCCCGCCGCTGGTGGCGCGTCCCGGCGCGGCCGTCCTCGCATACGCCGGCGGTACACACCGCTGCCTAGGCTGCGGACATGCGCGTACTGATCGTGGAGGACGAGCCGTATCTCGCCGAGGCCGTGCGGGACGGGCTGCGGCTGGAGGCGATCGCGGCCGACATCGCCGGGGACGGCGACACGGCCCTGGAGCTGCTGAGCGTCCACTCCTACGACATCGCGGTCCTCGACCGTGACATCCCCGGCCCGTCCGGCGACGAGGTCGCCCGGCACATCGTGGCGTCCGGCAGCGGCATCCCGATCCTCATGCTGACCGCCGCCGACCGGATCGACGACAAGGCGTCCGGCTTCGAGCTGGGCGCCGACGACTACCTCACCAAGCCGTTCGACCTGCGGGAACTCGTACTGCGGCTACGGGCCCTGGACCGCAGGCGCGCGCACGCCCGGCCTCCGGTGCGGGAGATCGCGGGGCTGCGCCTCGACCCGTTCCGCCGGGAGGTGTTCCGGGACGGACGCCATGTGGCGCTGACCCGCAAGCAGTTCGCCGTGCTGGAGGTGCTGGTGAACGCCGAGGGAGGGGTCGTCGGCGCGGAGGAGCTGCTGGAGCGGGCCTGGGACGAGAACGCCGACCCGTTCACCAACGCCGTCCGCATCACCGTGTCCGCCCTGCGCAAACGGCTGGGCGAGCCATGGGTCATCGCCACGGTCCCCGGCGTCGGCTACCGCATCGACACCGGCGGGGACGACGACCGTGCCTAGGCGCCCCGGTCCGAGCACCCGGCTGAAGCTCACCCTCAGCTATGCCGGGGTCGTCCTCGTCACCGGGGCGGTCCTGCTGGCGGTGGTCTGGCTGTTCCTGCTGCGCTACGTGCCGGACAACTCGCAGGGACTCCTGGGGATCTCGCCCAACCGGTATCTGCTGTCGCGGGTCTTCGGGCGCGCGGCGGCCGTCACGATGGGCGTGCTGCTCGTGCTCGGTCTCGGCGGCGGGTGGATCCTCGCCGGGCGGATGCTCGCGCCGCTCACCCGGATCACGGCCGCCGCCCGGACCGCCGGGAGCGGGTCGCTGTCGCACCGGATCCGTCTGGAGGGCCGCCAGGACGAGTTCCGGGAGCTGGCCGACGCCTTCGACGGCATGCTGGAGCGGCTGGAGTCGCATGTGGCGGAGCAGCAGAGGTTCGCCGCGAACGCCTCGCACGAACTGCGCACCCCGCTGGCCATCTCGCAGGCCATGCTCGACGTGGCCCGGCGGGACCCGGACGGCGACCACGACGAGGTCTTCGCACGCCTCCAGGCCGTCAACTCCCGCGCGATCGACCTGACGGAGGCTCTGCTGCTGCTCGGCCGCAGCGACCGGGGGAACTTCGCCCGGGCGAGCGTCGATCTGTCCCTGCTCGCCGAGGAGGCCGCCGAAGTGCTGCTGCCCCGGGCCGAGGAGCGCGGGATCACCCTGGACGTCGCCGGCGGGGCGGCCCCGGTCGCCGGTTCGGCGGAGCTGCTGCTGCGGATGGTGACGAACCTCGTCCAGAACGCCGTCGTGCACAACCTCCCCGAGGGCGGCACCGTCACCGTACGGACCGGGACCCTCGGGGACGTGAGCGAGCTGCGGGTGGAGAACACCGGCCCGCCGGTGCCGCCGGATCTCGTGCCGACGCTGACCGAGCCGTTCCGGCGCGGCAGCGAACGCGTCCGCACGGACGAGCACGCCGGTGCCGGCCTGGGCCTCGCCATCGTGCAGAGCGTCGTACGCGCGCACGGCGGGAGCCTGGACCTCGCGCCGCGCGACGGCGGCGGCCTGACCGTGACGGTGCGACAGCCGAGGACAGAACGGACATCCGCCGGTCAGACAGCGTAAAAGTCTGAGTTAACGACGGTAACACCCCAGGTCAGACACGGCTTGATAGCGATCCCGCATACCGACCAATCAGTTTGCAGAAACCCTCGCGTTCACCCGTACTCCGAAGTAACGTGCGTGGCTCGCCCACCCCCCCCACCTCCCTGCGGTCCGCCGCACCGGACCCGAGCCACGCAAGGAGTACTGGGATGTCCTCCCCGTATGAGCCGTACCAACCCCACACGTCCCACCCGCCACCACCGCCCCACGCCACCTACCCGTGGCAGGCGGCCTTCCCGGCCGAGCCGGCCGAGCCGCCGCGCCACCGCACCCCCGAGAACCCGCCGCTCGGGAACCACAGCGACCTGCGGGTCCTGCGGACCGCCTACCGGCTGCAGCGCCGCGTGGCGACCCTCACCGCCCTCGGCTACTTCCTGCTGTTCCTGACCCTGTCCGCCTTCGCGCCCGGCTTCATGGGCGAGGAGTTCGCCCCCGGCCTGCCCACCGGTCTGCTGCTGGCCCTGCTCCAGCTGCCGGTGACCTGGCTGGCGATCGGCCTGTACGAACACACCGCCCGCCGCTACGTCGACCCGATCGCCGACCGCATCCGCCGGCAGTCCCAGGTCGACGCCAAGCGTGACGCCGGGCAGAGGGGGGCCGGACGATGACGGACTTCGGCGGAGACTCCCAGGCGATGTCCCTGGTCGCGTTCTGCGCGGTCGCCACCATCACCCTGCTGCTGTGTGTGATGACCGGCCCCGACCGGGACGACCTCGACGAGTTCTACACCGGCTACAGCTCCCTGTCGCCGATGCGCAACGGCCTCGCGATCGGCGGCGACTACATCAGCGCCGCGACCGTCCTCGGCACCACCGGCGTGATCGCCCTGTGCGGCTACGACGGCATCGTGCTGGCCCTGAGCACGGCCCTGTCGCTGATGCTGCTGATGTTCCTGCTGGCCGAACCGCTGCGCAACGCGGGTCGGTTCACCATGGGCGACGCCCTCGCCCGCCGGATGCCCGGCCGGGCCGTACGGATCGCCGCGTGCGCGGTCACCCTGGCCGCGCTGCTGCCGCTGATGCTGGTGCAGCTCGCCGGGACGGGCCAGCTGCTGGCGTTCATCCTCGGCTTCTCCGGCGACTCCCTGGAGACCGGCTGCATCATCGGCCTGGGCGTGCTGATGATCAGCTACGCGGCGATCGGCGGCATGAAGGGCACCGCCCTCATCCAGATCCTCAAGCTCGTCATGCTGCTCGGCTCGGGATCCGTCGTCGCCCTGCTCATCCTGAACCGCTTCGACTGGGACCCGGGCGCGCTGTTCGGCGCGGCCGCCGCGCAGAGCGGCGTCGGCCCGTCGTTCCTCAACTCCGGACTGCAGTTCGCGGGCAGCCCGTACCCGCGGATCGACATGATCACCTCGCAGCTCGCCGTCGTGCTCGGCGGCGGCGTCCTGCCCCACATCACCATGCGCATGTACACGGCCACCGGGGCCCGCCAGGTCCGCCGGTCGATGTCCTGGGCGGTGTCCAGCGTCGCCCTGTTCGTGCTGGTGATCACGGTGGTCGGGTTCGGCGCGACCGCGCTGATCGGCCGCGAGGTCATCGCCGGGGCCGACCCGCAGGGCAACACCGCGTTCCTGCTCGGCACCCGGGCCGTCTTCGGCATCGAGGTCTCGTACGCGGAGACGATGCTGTTCACGGCCGTCACCACGGCGATCTTCCTGACGGTGCTCGCCTCGGTGGCCGGCATGATCCTCGCCTGCGCCAACTCCCTGGCGCACGACCTGTTCGCGGCCCGCTCGCAACGGCTGTCCACGCGGCGGGAGATGACCGCGGCCCGGTTGTCGGCGCTCGCCGTCGGCGGCGTGGCGATCGTGCTGGCGACGATGGTCCAGCACCGCAGTCTGCAGCCCCTCGTCACGCTGTCGTTCACGCTGGGCGCCTCCGCCATCGCGCCCGCGCTCGTCTACAGCCTCTTCTGGCGCCGGTACACCCGCACCGGACTGCTGTGGACGCTGATCGGCGGCACCGTCGTCGTGCTGCTGCTGATGCCGGGCACCAACCTGGTCTCCGGCTCGCCCGTCGCGGCGTTCCCCGAGGCCGACTTCAACTGGTTCCCGTTCACCACACCGGGGCTGGTGTCGATCCCCGCCGGGTTCGCCCTCGGCTACCTCGGGACGGTCCTGTCGGGCCGCGGGAAGTCCGACGACCAGCGACGGCAGTACGAGGCCGTCGAGGGCTGGATCCTCGCCGGAGCCGTCCGCCGGGG containing:
- a CDS encoding ABC transporter permease; the encoded protein is MTVVKTSLRNFFAHKGRMALSAVAVLLSVAFVCGTLVFTDTMNTTFDKLFAVTSSDVSVSPKEAEDEDDGSGTGRPRSLPASVVEQVASIEGVKKAEGAISSLNVTVVDADNKNMGSSTGAPTIAGNWTENDLRSMEITSGHAPRGPTEVMVDADTADKHDLELGDELRTIAATGDIRANIVGIASWKVTNPGAAVVYFDTETSQRALLGATGRFTQVSVTAADGVSDTQLKKNVAQALDGSYKIQTAKENADENRKDVGEFMDIIKYAMLGFAGIAFLVGIFLIINTFSMLVAQRTREIGLMRAIGSSRRQVNRSVLVEALLLGFVGSVLGIGAGVGIAIGLMKLMSMAGMSLSTDDLTVKTSTPVIGLILGVVVTVLAAYLPARRAGKVSPMAALRDAGTPADGRAGRVRGLIGLVLTGAGAAALYLAATADKASDGALMLGGGVVLSLIGFVVIGPLLAGGVVRVISAVLLRAFGPVGRMAERNALRNPRRTGATGAALMIGLALVACLSVVGSSMVASATSELDKSVGADFIVMSQQQRIVSQAEKAMEDTPGLAHVTHYKSVDATLTSPDGKTDDSGVTAADPTYAEDLRRTTTEGNLAAAYGKDAMSVGSDYAKKHGVHVGDTVTVAFKGGETAKLKVAAVTDDDTSIDQGARYLSIDTLRKYVPADRIPQNVIMFAKAEDGKQDAAYAALKKALDPYPQYQVRDQTDYKEELKDQVGQLLNMVYGLLALAIIVAVLGVVNTLALSVVERTREIGLLRAIGLSRRQLRRMIRMESVVIALFGALLGLGLGMGWGATAQRLLALEGLNVLDIPWPTIAGVFVGSAFVGLFAALVPAFRAGRMNVLNAIATE
- a CDS encoding ABC transporter ATP-binding protein, whose product is MTSAVTIPRHGGTGGRTAVAARARQVVKAYGSGETRVVALDHVDVDIARGQFTAIMGPSGSGKSTLMHCLAGLDTVTSGQIYLDETEITGLKDKKLTQLRRDRIGFIFQAFNLLPTLNALENITLPMDIAGRKPDKAWLGRVVDTVGLSDRLKHRPTQLSGGQQQRVAVARALAARPEIIFGDEPTGNLDSRAGAEVLGFLRTSVDELGQTIVMVTHDPVAASYADRVLYLADGRIVDEMYKPTAEAVLDRMKDFDARGRTS
- a CDS encoding helix-turn-helix domain-containing protein — its product is MAIEDNPRSREQYGAELKRRREAAGLTQEELSQRAVMSRTHIAHIEGGRRRPDVEDARRLDQVLGTDGFFENFLPVLDGRKVAEHFKGAAEFEGQAIEIRLYAPKLVPGILQTPAYAREVLSSGSTPRSDEQRDALLVTRLQRGRILDDPATPTVWAMFDEAVLRRPIGGPSVMAEQLRHVLTLAETHRIRVHVLPFSAGYHALLEGFVSLMWFEDMPPVAYVEGLRTGRVWELPSVVRECQVAYDQALGDALSHRASLALLRSAAEDYEDEARRVPHP
- a CDS encoding DUF397 domain-containing protein, with amino-acid sequence MKRDEYRIPDASVLTSWRKSSYSGGDSGDCLEVADAPHPTVPVRDSKHPTGPALLFSAPAWTAFVGAVYRGRM
- a CDS encoding VanZ family protein — translated: MTRKLFPLGAAVLGVAAVLFLLRRPLTMTAPTCLAGRWHGCYDTFNGVVLMTLVTVPLAVLVAYALAWRRQKRGVPAAWRLSLAEVGMVHGTVPFVWLVLMPGAAAGQVPGRVSLVPLRDLVTMGPLGITGNLLVFAALGFFAPMRFAAPASVPRVLALGAACSVLVETAQYVLRLDRVSSVDDVLVNAAGAALAALASRRWWRVPARPSSHTPAVHTAA
- a CDS encoding response regulator transcription factor, encoding MRVLIVEDEPYLAEAVRDGLRLEAIAADIAGDGDTALELLSVHSYDIAVLDRDIPGPSGDEVARHIVASGSGIPILMLTAADRIDDKASGFELGADDYLTKPFDLRELVLRLRALDRRRAHARPPVREIAGLRLDPFRREVFRDGRHVALTRKQFAVLEVLVNAEGGVVGAEELLERAWDENADPFTNAVRITVSALRKRLGEPWVIATVPGVGYRIDTGGDDDRA
- a CDS encoding sensor histidine kinase produces the protein MPRRPGPSTRLKLTLSYAGVVLVTGAVLLAVVWLFLLRYVPDNSQGLLGISPNRYLLSRVFGRAAAVTMGVLLVLGLGGGWILAGRMLAPLTRITAAARTAGSGSLSHRIRLEGRQDEFRELADAFDGMLERLESHVAEQQRFAANASHELRTPLAISQAMLDVARRDPDGDHDEVFARLQAVNSRAIDLTEALLLLGRSDRGNFARASVDLSLLAEEAAEVLLPRAEERGITLDVAGGAAPVAGSAELLLRMVTNLVQNAVVHNLPEGGTVTVRTGTLGDVSELRVENTGPPVPPDLVPTLTEPFRRGSERVRTDEHAGAGLGLAIVQSVVRAHGGSLDLAPRDGGGLTVTVRQPRTERTSAGQTA
- a CDS encoding DUF485 domain-containing protein, translated to MSSPYEPYQPHTSHPPPPPHATYPWQAAFPAEPAEPPRHRTPENPPLGNHSDLRVLRTAYRLQRRVATLTALGYFLLFLTLSAFAPGFMGEEFAPGLPTGLLLALLQLPVTWLAIGLYEHTARRYVDPIADRIRRQSQVDAKRDAGQRGAGR
- a CDS encoding cation acetate symporter; translation: MTDFGGDSQAMSLVAFCAVATITLLLCVMTGPDRDDLDEFYTGYSSLSPMRNGLAIGGDYISAATVLGTTGVIALCGYDGIVLALSTALSLMLLMFLLAEPLRNAGRFTMGDALARRMPGRAVRIAACAVTLAALLPLMLVQLAGTGQLLAFILGFSGDSLETGCIIGLGVLMISYAAIGGMKGTALIQILKLVMLLGSGSVVALLILNRFDWDPGALFGAAAAQSGVGPSFLNSGLQFAGSPYPRIDMITSQLAVVLGGGVLPHITMRMYTATGARQVRRSMSWAVSSVALFVLVITVVGFGATALIGREVIAGADPQGNTAFLLGTRAVFGIEVSYAETMLFTAVTTAIFLTVLASVAGMILACANSLAHDLFAARSQRLSTRREMTAARLSALAVGGVAIVLATMVQHRSLQPLVTLSFTLGASAIAPALVYSLFWRRYTRTGLLWTLIGGTVVVLLLMPGTNLVSGSPVAAFPEADFNWFPFTTPGLVSIPAGFALGYLGTVLSGRGKSDDQRRQYEAVEGWILAGAVRRGN